The following are encoded in a window of Haemorhous mexicanus isolate bHaeMex1 chromosome 7, bHaeMex1.pri, whole genome shotgun sequence genomic DNA:
- the POLL gene encoding DNA polymerase lambda isoform X2 has protein sequence MEPRGIVKAFPKRKKVRDDSEKSIPAKIPKEQGTEIPEEWLKPVIAYVLQAGIGQARAEIFRRQIVQNGGVVHSQLSSEVTHVIVAEDMDCDRAFRLLRLTKLPPGPQLVKAAWLSACIRDQKLLSTAGYGVFIPHRYLEEEEFHKEQQQIRDREKMQPPAEEGAVKLSTEAQVEDSSQRGSGTLGQQRLAEKYSDDEDSEGEDAGVTQGDLEALISGRYPVKSSEEISKSSDTVAQPPSKWVCAQSSNTKKENHNQCITEKLEVLAKAYSVQGDKWRALGYSKAINALKSYHKPVTSYQEACKIPGIGKKMAEKILEILESGHLRKLDHISESVPVLELFSSIWGAGVKTAQMWYQQGFRTLDDIRSKATLTSQQVVGLKHYMDFLERMPREEAAEIEQTVRQAALAIKPGLVCVACGSYRRGKATCGDVDVLVTHPDGQSHRGVFSKLLSSLRRSGFLTDDLVSQEDNGDQQKYLGVCRLPGSAQRHRRLDIIVVPYREFACALLYFTGSAHFNRSMRALAKTKGMSLSEHALSSAVVRGPGGAKVAPGHTLPTPTERDVFIQLGLPYREPSERDW, from the exons ATGGAGCCACGAGGGATTGTCAAAGCCTTTCCCAAGAGGAAGAAGGTGAGGGATGACTCAGAGAAAAGCATCCCTGCAAAGATCCCGAAAGAGCAAGGAACAGAGATACCTGAGG AGTGGCTGAAACCAGTCATCGCCTACGTGCTGCAAGCCGGCATTGGCCAGGCCAGGGCCGAGATCTTCCGCAGGCAGATTGTGCAGAACGGGGGTGTGGTTCACAGCCAGCTCTCCTCGGAGGTGACACACGTCATTGTGGCCGAGGACATGGACTGCGACCGTGCCTTCCGGCTCCTCAGGCTAACCAAGCTGCCCCCGGGGCCGCAGCTGGTGAAGGCAGCCTGGCTTAGTGCTTGCATTAGAGACCAGAAGCTGCTGAGTACTGCTGGCTATGGTGTCTTTATCCCTCACAG GtacctggaggaggaggaattccACAAAGAACAGCAACAGATCCGGGACAGAGAAAAAATGCAGCccccagcagaggagggagcagtGAAACTGAGTACTGAAGCACAGGTGGAGGATTCCTCACAGCGAGGCTCAGGCACCCTTGGACAGCAGCGACTGGCTGAG AAATACTCTGATGATGAGGACAGCGAAGGAGAAGATGCTGGTGTCACCCAGGGAGACCTGGAAGCATTGATTTCTGGCCGCTACCCTGTGAAATCATCAGAGGAGATCAGTAAGAGCTCTGACACAGTGGCCCAGCCTCCCAGCAAGTGGGTTTGTGCCCAGTCTTCCAACACCAAGAAGGAAAATCACAACCAGTGCATCACAGAGAAGCTGGAAGTGCTGGCAAAGGCTTACTCTGTCCAGGGGGACAAGTGGAGAGCTCTGGGCTACTCCAAAGCAATCAATGCGCTCAAGAGCTACCACAAACCAGTCACCTCCTACCAG GAAGCCTGTAAAATCCCTGGCATTGGGAAGAAGATGGCAGAGAAGATCCTGGAGATCTTGGAGAGTGGGCACCTGCGCAAGCTGGATCACATCAGTGAAAGTGTGCCTGTGCTGGAGTTATTTTCCAGCATCTGGGGAGCAGGGGTCAAGACAGCTCAGATGTGGTACCAGCAG GGTTTCCGGACGCTGGATGACATCCGCAGCAAGGCCACTCTGACCAGCCAGCAGGTTGTGGGGCTGAAGCACTACATGGATTTCCTGGAGCGCATGCCTCGGGAGGAAGCTGCAGAAATAGAGCAGACT GTCAGACAAGCTGCCCTGGCCATCAAGCCTGGCCTCGTGTGTGTTGCCTGTGGCTCCTACCGTCGGGGGAAGGCCACCTGTGGAGATGTGGATGTGCTGGTCACTCACCCGGATGGGCAGTCTCACCGTGGGGTGTTCAGcaagctgctcagcagcctccGCAGGAGCG GCTTCCTCACGGATGACCTGGTGAGTCAGGAGGACAACGGTGATCAGCAGAAGTACTTGGGCGTGTGCCGCCTGCCCGGGTCAGCGCAGCGTCACCGCCGGCTCGACATCATCGTGGTGCCGTACCGGGAGTTCGCCTGTGCCCTGCTCTACTTCACGGGCTCGGCTCACTTCAACCGCTCCATGCGCGCCCTGGCCAAGACCAAAGGCATGAGCCTGTCGGAGCACGCGCTCAGCTCGGCCGTGGTGCGAGGCCCTGGGGGTGCCAAGGTGGCACCTGGCCAtactctgcccacccccaccGAGAGAGATGTCTTCattcagctggggctgccttaCCGGGAGCCCTCTGAACGGGACTGGTGA
- the POLL gene encoding DNA polymerase lambda isoform X3 has translation MQPPAEEGAVKLSTEAQVEDSSQRGSGTLGQQRLAEKYSDDEDSEGEDAGVTQGDLEALISGRYPVKSSEEISKSSDTVAQPPSKWVCAQSSNTKKENHNQCITEKLEVLAKAYSVQGDKWRALGYSKAINALKSYHKPVTSYQEACKIPGIGKKMAEKILEILESGHLRKLDHISESVPVLELFSSIWGAGVKTAQMWYQQGFRTLDDIRSKATLTSQQVVGLKHYMDFLERMPREEAAEIEQTVRQAALAIKPGLVCVACGSYRRGKATCGDVDVLVTHPDGQSHRGVFSKLLSSLRRSGFLTDDLVSQEDNGDQQKYLGVCRLPGSAQRHRRLDIIVVPYREFACALLYFTGSAHFNRSMRALAKTKGMSLSEHALSSAVVRGPGGAKVAPGHTLPTPTERDVFIQLGLPYREPSERDW, from the exons ATGCAGCccccagcagaggagggagcagtGAAACTGAGTACTGAAGCACAGGTGGAGGATTCCTCACAGCGAGGCTCAGGCACCCTTGGACAGCAGCGACTGGCTGAG AAATACTCTGATGATGAGGACAGCGAAGGAGAAGATGCTGGTGTCACCCAGGGAGACCTGGAAGCATTGATTTCTGGCCGCTACCCTGTGAAATCATCAGAGGAGATCAGTAAGAGCTCTGACACAGTGGCCCAGCCTCCCAGCAAGTGGGTTTGTGCCCAGTCTTCCAACACCAAGAAGGAAAATCACAACCAGTGCATCACAGAGAAGCTGGAAGTGCTGGCAAAGGCTTACTCTGTCCAGGGGGACAAGTGGAGAGCTCTGGGCTACTCCAAAGCAATCAATGCGCTCAAGAGCTACCACAAACCAGTCACCTCCTACCAG GAAGCCTGTAAAATCCCTGGCATTGGGAAGAAGATGGCAGAGAAGATCCTGGAGATCTTGGAGAGTGGGCACCTGCGCAAGCTGGATCACATCAGTGAAAGTGTGCCTGTGCTGGAGTTATTTTCCAGCATCTGGGGAGCAGGGGTCAAGACAGCTCAGATGTGGTACCAGCAG GGTTTCCGGACGCTGGATGACATCCGCAGCAAGGCCACTCTGACCAGCCAGCAGGTTGTGGGGCTGAAGCACTACATGGATTTCCTGGAGCGCATGCCTCGGGAGGAAGCTGCAGAAATAGAGCAGACT GTCAGACAAGCTGCCCTGGCCATCAAGCCTGGCCTCGTGTGTGTTGCCTGTGGCTCCTACCGTCGGGGGAAGGCCACCTGTGGAGATGTGGATGTGCTGGTCACTCACCCGGATGGGCAGTCTCACCGTGGGGTGTTCAGcaagctgctcagcagcctccGCAGGAGCG GCTTCCTCACGGATGACCTGGTGAGTCAGGAGGACAACGGTGATCAGCAGAAGTACTTGGGCGTGTGCCGCCTGCCCGGGTCAGCGCAGCGTCACCGCCGGCTCGACATCATCGTGGTGCCGTACCGGGAGTTCGCCTGTGCCCTGCTCTACTTCACGGGCTCGGCTCACTTCAACCGCTCCATGCGCGCCCTGGCCAAGACCAAAGGCATGAGCCTGTCGGAGCACGCGCTCAGCTCGGCCGTGGTGCGAGGCCCTGGGGGTGCCAAGGTGGCACCTGGCCAtactctgcccacccccaccGAGAGAGATGTCTTCattcagctggggctgccttaCCGGGAGCCCTCTGAACGGGACTGGTGA
- the POLL gene encoding DNA polymerase lambda isoform X1 codes for MEPRGIVKAFPKRKKVRDDSEKSIPAKIPKEQGTEIPEAEWLKPVIAYVLQAGIGQARAEIFRRQIVQNGGVVHSQLSSEVTHVIVAEDMDCDRAFRLLRLTKLPPGPQLVKAAWLSACIRDQKLLSTAGYGVFIPHRYLEEEEFHKEQQQIRDREKMQPPAEEGAVKLSTEAQVEDSSQRGSGTLGQQRLAEKYSDDEDSEGEDAGVTQGDLEALISGRYPVKSSEEISKSSDTVAQPPSKWVCAQSSNTKKENHNQCITEKLEVLAKAYSVQGDKWRALGYSKAINALKSYHKPVTSYQEACKIPGIGKKMAEKILEILESGHLRKLDHISESVPVLELFSSIWGAGVKTAQMWYQQGFRTLDDIRSKATLTSQQVVGLKHYMDFLERMPREEAAEIEQTVRQAALAIKPGLVCVACGSYRRGKATCGDVDVLVTHPDGQSHRGVFSKLLSSLRRSGFLTDDLVSQEDNGDQQKYLGVCRLPGSAQRHRRLDIIVVPYREFACALLYFTGSAHFNRSMRALAKTKGMSLSEHALSSAVVRGPGGAKVAPGHTLPTPTERDVFIQLGLPYREPSERDW; via the exons ATGGAGCCACGAGGGATTGTCAAAGCCTTTCCCAAGAGGAAGAAGGTGAGGGATGACTCAGAGAAAAGCATCCCTGCAAAGATCCCGAAAGAGCAAGGAACAGAGATACCTGAGG CAGAGTGGCTGAAACCAGTCATCGCCTACGTGCTGCAAGCCGGCATTGGCCAGGCCAGGGCCGAGATCTTCCGCAGGCAGATTGTGCAGAACGGGGGTGTGGTTCACAGCCAGCTCTCCTCGGAGGTGACACACGTCATTGTGGCCGAGGACATGGACTGCGACCGTGCCTTCCGGCTCCTCAGGCTAACCAAGCTGCCCCCGGGGCCGCAGCTGGTGAAGGCAGCCTGGCTTAGTGCTTGCATTAGAGACCAGAAGCTGCTGAGTACTGCTGGCTATGGTGTCTTTATCCCTCACAG GtacctggaggaggaggaattccACAAAGAACAGCAACAGATCCGGGACAGAGAAAAAATGCAGCccccagcagaggagggagcagtGAAACTGAGTACTGAAGCACAGGTGGAGGATTCCTCACAGCGAGGCTCAGGCACCCTTGGACAGCAGCGACTGGCTGAG AAATACTCTGATGATGAGGACAGCGAAGGAGAAGATGCTGGTGTCACCCAGGGAGACCTGGAAGCATTGATTTCTGGCCGCTACCCTGTGAAATCATCAGAGGAGATCAGTAAGAGCTCTGACACAGTGGCCCAGCCTCCCAGCAAGTGGGTTTGTGCCCAGTCTTCCAACACCAAGAAGGAAAATCACAACCAGTGCATCACAGAGAAGCTGGAAGTGCTGGCAAAGGCTTACTCTGTCCAGGGGGACAAGTGGAGAGCTCTGGGCTACTCCAAAGCAATCAATGCGCTCAAGAGCTACCACAAACCAGTCACCTCCTACCAG GAAGCCTGTAAAATCCCTGGCATTGGGAAGAAGATGGCAGAGAAGATCCTGGAGATCTTGGAGAGTGGGCACCTGCGCAAGCTGGATCACATCAGTGAAAGTGTGCCTGTGCTGGAGTTATTTTCCAGCATCTGGGGAGCAGGGGTCAAGACAGCTCAGATGTGGTACCAGCAG GGTTTCCGGACGCTGGATGACATCCGCAGCAAGGCCACTCTGACCAGCCAGCAGGTTGTGGGGCTGAAGCACTACATGGATTTCCTGGAGCGCATGCCTCGGGAGGAAGCTGCAGAAATAGAGCAGACT GTCAGACAAGCTGCCCTGGCCATCAAGCCTGGCCTCGTGTGTGTTGCCTGTGGCTCCTACCGTCGGGGGAAGGCCACCTGTGGAGATGTGGATGTGCTGGTCACTCACCCGGATGGGCAGTCTCACCGTGGGGTGTTCAGcaagctgctcagcagcctccGCAGGAGCG GCTTCCTCACGGATGACCTGGTGAGTCAGGAGGACAACGGTGATCAGCAGAAGTACTTGGGCGTGTGCCGCCTGCCCGGGTCAGCGCAGCGTCACCGCCGGCTCGACATCATCGTGGTGCCGTACCGGGAGTTCGCCTGTGCCCTGCTCTACTTCACGGGCTCGGCTCACTTCAACCGCTCCATGCGCGCCCTGGCCAAGACCAAAGGCATGAGCCTGTCGGAGCACGCGCTCAGCTCGGCCGTGGTGCGAGGCCCTGGGGGTGCCAAGGTGGCACCTGGCCAtactctgcccacccccaccGAGAGAGATGTCTTCattcagctggggctgccttaCCGGGAGCCCTCTGAACGGGACTGGTGA
- the DPCD gene encoding protein DPCD, with amino-acid sequence MAVPSWLERLRAAGKTALVQDGKRKIHYLFEDGKEMAEEYDIKTGQLISRKWREKNTLGGTGKWQVEVGEPTSPLLGALESELITESSSNPIFMRKDTLSSFQWRIRNLPYPKEVYSVSVEEEQRCCVIRTTNKKYYKKFSIPDLDRYHLPLDAAALSFTHANNTLIITYQKPKEILAAEEQLQKELKKIKAANSGDGDCKTQ; translated from the exons ATGGCGGTGCCGAGCTGGCTGGAGCGGCTGCGGGCGGCCGGCAAGACGGCGCTGGTGCAGGACG GGAAGCGGAAGATCCACTATTTGTTCGAGGATGGGAAGGAGATGGCCGAAGAGTACGACATTAAGACTGGCCAGTTAATAA GTAGAAAATGGCGAGAGAAGAACACCCTTGGGGGCACCGGCAAGTGGCAGGTGGAAGTGGGAGAGCCAACCTCGCCACTCCTGGGAGCACTGGAGTCAGAGCTTATAACAGAGAGCAGCTCAAAT CCTATCTTCATGAGGAAGGATACCCTGAGCAGCTTCCAGTGGCGGATCCGTAACCTCCCCTACCCCAAAGAGGTCTACAGTGTCTCCGTGGAGGAGGAGCAGCGCTGCTGTGTCATCCGGACCACCAACAAGAA GTACTATAAAAAGTTCTCTATTCCTGATCTGGACCGATACCACCTCCCCTTGGATGCAGCTGCCCTGAGCTTCACCCATGCCAACAACACCCTGATCATCACG TACCAGAAGCCAAAGGAGATCCTGgctgcagaagagcagctgcagaaggagctgaagaAGATAAAGGCAGCTAACAGCGGGGATGGAGACTGTAAGACCCAGTAG